In Pseudomonas oryzihabitans, the DNA window AGTGCGGTAATGGTGCCCGCTGCTTCGCCCGCTTCGTCTTCGACAAGCGCCTCACGGTCAAGAAGCAGATCCGCGTCGAAACCAAGGGCGGCATCATCGAATTGCACCTCAAGGGCGACGGCCAGGTCCGCGTCGACATGGGCGCCCCGCGCCTGCAGGCGGCCGAGATCCCCTTCATCGCTGACGCGGAGGCCTTGAGCCACGCCGTGCAGGTGGAAGGCGAATCCGTCGAGCTGGCCGTGGTTTCCATGGGCAACCCCCATGGCGTGCTGCGGGTCGCCGACGTCGATCAGGCGCCGGTACTCACCCTCGGACCCAAGCTGGAGTGCCATCCGCGCTTTCCGCAAAAGGCCAACATTGGCTTCCTGCAAATCATCGACGCCCAGCGTGCCCGCCTGCGGGTCTGGGAACGCGGCGTCGGCGAGACCCGCGCCTGCGGCACCGGCGCCTGCGCCGCCGCGGTGGCCGGGATTCGCCAGGGCTGGCTGACCTCTCCGGTCAGCATCGAATTGCCGGGCGGTCTGCTCAACATCGAGTGGGACGGCGTCGGCCAACCGGTGCTCATGACCGGTCCGGCCACCCGTGTCTATGAAGGCCAGGTAAGAGTATGAGCGAGACCCCCGAACTGAATCCGGACCTGGTCGCCGACTGGCTGCTGGATCACCCGCACTTCTTCGCCGACCGCGAAGAGCTGCTGGCGGAAATGCGCGTCCCCCACCAGCGGGGTACCGCCATTTCCCTGGTCGAGCGTCAGCTCGGCCTGCTGCGCGATCGCAATGGCGAGATGCGTCAGCGCCTGGCCCACCTCATGGACGTGGCGCGGGACAACGACCGGCTGTTCGACAAGACCCGCCGGTTGATCATCGGCCTGCTCGATGCCAACAGCCTCGAAGAGGTGATCAGCACGGTCGAAGACAGCCTGCGCCATGAATTCAAGGTGCCCTACGTCGGCCTCATCCTGTTCCACGAGCATCCCCTGCCTGTCGGCCGCAGCGTCACGCCCGGCGAGGCGCAAAAGGTCATCGGCGGCCTGCTGGGTGGCGAGAAAACCACCAGCGGCGTGTTGCGCGCCCATGAGCTGGCCTTTCTCTTCGGCGACTCCGCCAAGGAAGAGGTCGGCTCCGCTGCCGTTGCCGCGCTGTCCCACCAAGGCCTGCATGGCGTCCTGGCGATCGGCAGCCCGGATCCCCAGCACTATCGCAGCAGCCTGGGCACGCTGTTCCTGAGCCACGTGGCGGAAGTCCTGGCGCGGGTACTCCCACGCTTTCCCGTCCCCTTGCGTACGGTGCGCTGAGCCGGGGAGCGGAGCATGCAGGTCCAGCTCGACGCCTATCTCGATCATCTGCGCCTGGAACGCCAGGTTTCGCCCCATACCCTCGATGGCTACCGTCGCGACCTGCGCAAGCTGCTGGCCTTCGCCGAGGCGGAAGGCCAGGCGGACTGGGGCGGTCTGGACAGCCGCCGACTGCGGGCCCTGATCGCCCAGCTGCACCGGGCCGGTGCTTCCAGTCGCAGCCTGGCGCGGCTGCTTTCCGCCTGTCGCGGCTTTTATCTCTACCTGATCCGCGAAGGCTTCTGCAGTCAGGATCCTGCCCATGGGCTATCGCCGCCCAAGGCGCAGAAGGCCCTGCCCAAGGTGCTCGACGTCGACCGCTCCATGCAACTGCTCGACGGCGCCGTGGAGGACGACTTCCTCGCCCTGCGCGATCAGGCCCTGCTGGAGCTCTTCTACAGTTCCGGGCTGCGCCTGTCCGAACTGGTGGGCCTGGACCTGAACGACCTGGATCTGGCCCAGGGGCTGGTCCAGGTCCGCGGCAAGGGCAACAAGGAGCGGGTGCTACCCATCGGCAGCAAGGCCCGCGACGCCCTGGAGACCTGGCTCAAGGTACGCCCCCAGGCCGCGCCGCGTGACGATGCCCTG includes these proteins:
- the dapF gene encoding diaminopimelate epimerase, with translation MQLRFTKMHGLGNDFMVLDLISQHAHIQPKHVRQWGDRNTGVGFDQLLIVETPTKPDVDFRYRIFNADGSEVEQCGNGARCFARFVFDKRLTVKKQIRVETKGGIIELHLKGDGQVRVDMGAPRLQAAEIPFIADAEALSHAVQVEGESVELAVVSMGNPHGVLRVADVDQAPVLTLGPKLECHPRFPQKANIGFLQIIDAQRARLRVWERGVGETRACGTGACAAAVAGIRQGWLTSPVSIELPGGLLNIEWDGVGQPVLMTGPATRVYEGQVRV
- the xerC gene encoding tyrosine recombinase XerC — translated: MQVQLDAYLDHLRLERQVSPHTLDGYRRDLRKLLAFAEAEGQADWGGLDSRRLRALIAQLHRAGASSRSLARLLSACRGFYLYLIREGFCSQDPAHGLSPPKAQKALPKVLDVDRSMQLLDGAVEDDFLALRDQALLELFYSSGLRLSELVGLDLNDLDLAQGLVQVRGKGNKERVLPIGSKARDALETWLKVRPQAAPRDDALFIGQRGLRLTPRAVQLRVREAGVRELGQHLHPHMLRHSFASHMLSASGDLRAVQELLGHADIATTQIYTHLDFGQLAEVYDKAHPRAKRKASR
- a CDS encoding DUF484 family protein; its protein translation is MSETPELNPDLVADWLLDHPHFFADREELLAEMRVPHQRGTAISLVERQLGLLRDRNGEMRQRLAHLMDVARDNDRLFDKTRRLIIGLLDANSLEEVISTVEDSLRHEFKVPYVGLILFHEHPLPVGRSVTPGEAQKVIGGLLGGEKTTSGVLRAHELAFLFGDSAKEEVGSAAVAALSHQGLHGVLAIGSPDPQHYRSSLGTLFLSHVAEVLARVLPRFPVPLRTVR